A part of Arachis hypogaea cultivar Tifrunner chromosome 12, arahy.Tifrunner.gnm2.J5K5, whole genome shotgun sequence genomic DNA contains:
- the LOC140176821 gene encoding uncharacterized protein, with protein MSVSSPRPFVGGTPQSSRHGSNQTRPTKSYCQQCGIYHSGICFKATGACFGCGQSGHLRRDCPNPRGGFAPGIARPTTPMPSSSAMSIRNSFGPSGRGAGGRGQTYNRGGSQRGRGQTRVYALTRQDAQASNAVVAGTLQVCSLDARMLFDMGFHYSYVSPHLASRFDKQHELLSHPFHVGTPLGVSMVVRVVFRSCVVRINTVETLADLILLEPMEDIDVILGMDWLAACHADVGCYSKTVKFDIPSISPFVFKGDDCPILASIISSMSAMQLMDKGNQGFLAVVRDVDAEVPSLDQVPIVREFLDVFPDELLGMPPDREVEFSIDLAPGVQPVSIPPYRMAPTELRELKVQLKDMLKKGFIRPSTSPWGAPVLFVNKKDGTMRLCVDYRQLNKITVRNKYSLPRIDDLFDQLQGATCFSKIDLRSGYHQLKVKEEDIPKTAFCTRYGHYEFLVMSFGLTNAPAAFMNLMNRVFKPFLD; from the coding sequence ATGAGTGTTTCGAGTCCAAGACCTTTTGTTGGGGGCACCCCTCAATCTAGCAGACATGGTTCTAATCAGACAAGACCAACTAAATCTTACTGCCAACAGTGTGGGATCTACCATTCCGGTATATGTTTCAAGGCTACTGGTGCATGTTTTGGTTGTGGTCAATCTGGTCATCTTAGGAGGGATTGTCCAAATCCTAGAGGAGGCTTTGCTCCAGGTATTGCACGTCCTACAACACCAATGCCATCATCTTCAGCCATGTCTATTAGAAATTCTTTTGGTCCTAGTGGCAGAGGAGCTGGTGGCAGGGGTCAGACTTATAACAGAGGAGGGAGCCAAAGAGGAAGAGGTCAGACGCGTGTGTATGCTTTAACACGTCAAGATGCTCAAGCTTCTAATGCTGTTGTAGCAGGTACTTTACAAGTTTGTTCTTTAGATGCTCGGATGTTATTTGATATGggttttcattattcatatgtaTCTCCACATCTTGCATCTCGTTTCGATAAACAACATGAACTGTTATCCCACCCATTTCATGTTGGCACTCCACTTGGAGTCTCCATGGTGGTTCGAGTCGTGTTTCGGTCTTGTGTTGTTAGAATTAATACGGTTGAAACTTTAGCTGATTTGATCCTTTTAGAACCAATGGAAGATATTGATGTCATCCTAGGCATGGATTGGTTAGCAGCTTGTCATGCTGATGTGGGCTGTTACTCCAAAACTGTGAAGTTTGACATACCGAGTATCTCACCTTTTGTTTTTAAGGGTGATGATTGTCCCATTTTAGCTAGCATCATCTCATCTATGAGTGCTATGCAATTGATGGATAAGGGAAATCAAGGATTTCTGGCAGTTGTTAGAGATGTTGATGCCGAAGTGCCTAGTCTTGATCAGGTTCCTATTGTTAGAGAATTCCTTGACGTGTTCCCTGATGAGCTACTGGGGATGCCGCCTGACCGTGAAGTTGAGTTTTCCATAGATTTAGCTCCGGGAGTCCAACCTGTGTCCATTCCTCCCTATCGTATGGCTCCAACTGAGTTACGAGAATTAAAAGTTCAATTGAAAGATATGCTAAAGAAAGGATTCATTCGTCCTAGCACTTCTCCGTGGGGAGCTCCTGTTCTATTCGTAAATAAGAAAGATGGAACGATGCGACTATGTGTGGATTATCGTCAACTCAATAAGATAACTGTTCGCAACAAGTATTCATTGCCAAGGATTGAtgatttgtttgatcaacttcAAGGAGCTACCTGTTTCTCAAAAATTGACTTGCGTTCAGGGTACCATCAATTGAAGGTAAAAGAGGAAGACATTCCAAAAACTGCTTTTTGTACTCGTTATGGGCACTATGAGTTCTTAGTAATGTCCTTTGGTCTGACGAATGCACCTGCAGCTTTCATGAACTTAATGAATCGAGTCTTCAAACCTTTCTTAGATTGA